Proteins encoded by one window of Anaerosalibacter sp. Marseille-P3206:
- the rplP gene encoding 50S ribosomal protein L16, with protein sequence MLMPKRVKYRRVHRGRMKGKATRGNKITYGEYGLQALEPAWITSNQIEAARRAMTRYIKRGGNIWIKVFPDKPVTEKPAETRMGSGKGSPEYWVAVVKPGRILFEMGGVPEDVAREAMRLAAYKLPIKTKFVTREDGEEKGGEANEG encoded by the coding sequence ATGTTAATGCCTAAGAGAGTGAAATATCGTAGAGTTCATAGAGGTAGAATGAAAGGTAAAGCAACTCGTGGTAACAAAATAACTTATGGTGAATATGGACTACAAGCTCTTGAACCAGCATGGATTACTTCAAATCAAATAGAAGCAGCAAGAAGAGCTATGACAAGATATATTAAAAGAGGCGGAAACATCTGGATTAAAGTGTTTCCAGACAAACCTGTAACAGAAAAACCTGCTGAAACTCGTATGGGTTCTGGTAAAGGTTCACCTGAATACTGGGTTGCAGTAGTTAAACCAGGAAGAATCCTTTTTGAAATGGGAGGAGTTCCTGAAGATGTGGCAAGGGAAGCAATGAGATTGGCAGCATACAAATTGCCAATTAAGACTAAATTTGTCACTCGTGAAGATGGAGAGGAAAAGGGTGGTGAAGCTAATGAAGGCTAA
- the rpsC gene encoding 30S ribosomal protein S3, which translates to MGQKVNPHGQRVGIIKDWDSKWYADKDNFSDYLIEDYKIRELIKEKLFIAGISKVEIERAANRIKISVYTAKPGMVIGKGGSGVEALRKDLEKLTKKNVIVNVEEVKIAELDAQLVAENIAGQLERRTSFRRAMKQAIQRTMRTGAKGIKTSVSGRLGGADMARTEGYSEGTIPLQTLRADIDYGFAEADTTYGKLGVKVWIYKGEVLPTKKVDRESRGEVVNK; encoded by the coding sequence ATGGGTCAAAAAGTTAACCCACATGGCCAAAGGGTTGGAATCATTAAAGATTGGGACTCAAAGTGGTATGCTGACAAAGACAATTTTAGTGATTATTTAATAGAAGACTATAAAATTCGTGAGCTAATAAAAGAAAAATTATTTATAGCTGGAATTTCTAAAGTTGAAATAGAAAGAGCAGCAAATAGAATCAAGATATCTGTTTATACAGCTAAGCCAGGAATGGTTATAGGAAAAGGTGGTTCAGGTGTTGAAGCACTAAGAAAAGACCTTGAAAAACTTACAAAGAAAAATGTAATTGTAAACGTAGAGGAAGTAAAAATTGCAGAATTAGATGCTCAATTAGTTGCTGAAAATATCGCTGGACAACTAGAAAGAAGAACTTCTTTTAGAAGAGCAATGAAGCAAGCTATACAAAGAACAATGAGAACAGGCGCAAAAGGTATTAAAACTTCAGTTTCAGGTAGATTAGGTGGAGCTGATATGGCTAGAACAGAAGGATATAGCGAAGGAACAATACCTCTACAAACACTAAGAGCAGATATTGACTATGGTTTTGCAGAAGCAGATACAACATATGGAAAGCTTGGTGTTAAAGTGTGGATATATAAAGGAGAGGTTCTTCCTACTAAAAAGGTAGATAGAGAATCCCGTGGAGAAGTCGTAAATAAATAG
- the rplV gene encoding 50S ribosomal protein L22, which yields MEARAIAKYIRISPLKVNYIAREIRGKNVDEALGILKFTPKKGAKELEKVLKSAIANAENNFDLDRDNLYVKEAYANDGPTMKRWRPRSQGRAYPILKRSSHIGVVVEERE from the coding sequence GTGGAAGCTAGAGCGATAGCAAAGTATATACGAATTTCGCCTTTGAAAGTAAACTATATAGCTAGAGAAATCAGAGGCAAAAATGTAGATGAAGCCCTTGGAATACTAAAGTTCACACCAAAAAAAGGTGCTAAAGAACTTGAAAAAGTGCTAAAATCTGCCATTGCAAATGCAGAGAATAATTTTGATTTAGATAGAGATAATCTATATGTTAAAGAAGCCTATGCTAATGATGGCCCAACTATGAAAAGGTGGAGACCTAGATCACAAGGAAGAGCTTATCCAATACTTAAGAGAAGTAGTCACATAGGCGTAGTTGTAGAGGAGAGAGAATAG
- the rpsS gene encoding 30S ribosomal protein S19 — MGRSLKKGPFCDDHLLKKIDELNDKNEKKVVKTWSRRSTIFPQMIGHTIAVHDGRKHVPIYITEDMVGHKLGEFVPTRTFRGHGEKTEKSTALK; from the coding sequence ATGGGTAGATCTTTAAAGAAAGGACCATTTTGTGATGATCATTTACTAAAGAAGATTGATGAACTTAACGATAAGAACGAGAAAAAGGTAGTTAAAACATGGTCACGTCGTTCAACAATTTTTCCTCAGATGATTGGTCATACTATTGCTGTTCATGATGGAAGAAAACATGTGCCTATTTATATAACTGAGGACATGGTCGGTCATAAATTAGGAGAATTTGTTCCAACTAGAACATTCAGAGGACACGGTGAAAAGACTGAGAAGTCTACAGCGTTAAAATAG
- the rplB gene encoding 50S ribosomal protein L2, translated as MGIKKYKPTSPAIRQMTGLANEEVTKQDPEKSLLVSLNRTGGRNSHGKITIRHRGGGAKRKYRIIDFKRDKDGIPGKVATIEYDPNRTANIALINYVDGEKRYILAPSGLKVGDVIESGVEADIKVGNALPLRNIPVGTNVHNVELKPGKGAQLVRSAGSEAQLMAKEGDYGQLRLPSGEFRLVRLDCRATIGQVGNIEHENVTIGKAGRSRHMGNRPHVRGSVMNPNDHPHGGGEGRTPIGMPSPLTPWGKPTLGYKTRKKNKKSDKYIVRRRTR; from the coding sequence ATGGGTATTAAAAAATATAAACCTACTTCACCAGCTATCAGACAAATGACTGGACTAGCAAACGAAGAAGTTACAAAACAAGACCCAGAAAAGTCACTATTAGTAAGTTTAAATAGAACAGGCGGAAGAAATTCCCATGGTAAAATCACTATTCGTCATAGAGGTGGCGGTGCAAAGAGAAAATATAGAATTATCGATTTTAAAAGAGATAAAGATGGTATTCCAGGAAAAGTTGCAACTATTGAATATGATCCAAATAGAACTGCAAATATCGCATTAATCAACTATGTTGATGGAGAAAAAAGATATATTCTAGCACCAAGTGGATTAAAAGTTGGAGATGTAATTGAATCTGGAGTAGAAGCAGATATTAAAGTTGGTAATGCATTGCCATTGAGAAATATACCAGTTGGTACAAATGTGCACAATGTAGAATTAAAACCAGGTAAGGGAGCACAACTTGTTAGATCAGCTGGATCAGAAGCTCAACTTATGGCTAAAGAAGGAGATTATGGACAATTAAGACTTCCTTCAGGAGAGTTCAGACTTGTAAGACTTGACTGTAGAGCTACTATAGGTCAAGTTGGAAATATTGAACATGAAAATGTGACTATAGGTAAAGCGGGTAGAAGTAGACATATGGGTAACAGACCTCATGTTAGAGGTAGCGTAATGAATCCAAACGACCATCCACACGGTGGTGGTGAAGGTAGAACTCCTATTGGTATGCCAAGTCCATTGACACCATGGGGTAAACCAACACTTGGATATAAGACAAGAAAGAAGAATAAGAAATCCGACAAATATATCGTAAGAAGAAGAACCAGATAG
- the rplW gene encoding 50S ribosomal protein L23 produces MRIPHDIIIRPIITEESMDAMADGKYTFAVDRKANKSEIKKAIEEVFDVKVDKVNTMNMLGKEKRMGVHVGRRANWKKAIITLTEDSKGIEFFEGME; encoded by the coding sequence ATGCGTATTCCACACGATATAATTATTAGACCTATAATTACTGAGGAAAGTATGGATGCTATGGCTGATGGAAAGTACACTTTTGCTGTTGATAGAAAAGCTAATAAGAGTGAAATTAAAAAAGCTATAGAAGAAGTGTTTGATGTAAAGGTTGACAAAGTAAACACTATGAATATGCTTGGTAAAGAAAAGAGAATGGGTGTCCATGTGGGTAGAAGAGCAAATTGGAAAAAAGCTATTATCACTTTAACTGAAGATAGCAAAGGAATTGAGTTCTTCGAAGGTATGGAATAG
- the rplD gene encoding 50S ribosomal protein L4 → MPKVNVYNVLGEQVGEMELKDSIFGVEINEHAMYEMVKNHLANRRQGTQCVKTRAEVRGGGRKPWRQKGTGRARQGSIRAPHWTGGGVSFAPKPRDYSYNVPKKVRRVAMKSAFSSKVVENEMIVLDELNLAEPKTKEMAKILANIKAGKKALIVMDEKNDNVIKSVKNIPNVKATLVSTLNVYDILNYDSFIITKGAVSKVEEVYA, encoded by the coding sequence ATGCCAAAAGTTAATGTTTACAATGTATTAGGTGAGCAAGTTGGTGAAATGGAATTAAAAGATAGTATATTTGGTGTTGAGATAAATGAACACGCTATGTACGAAATGGTTAAGAATCATCTTGCAAATAGAAGACAAGGAACACAATGTGTAAAAACTAGAGCTGAAGTTAGAGGTGGAGGAAGAAAGCCTTGGAGACAAAAAGGAACCGGTAGAGCAAGACAAGGTAGTATAAGAGCACCACACTGGACAGGTGGAGGAGTATCATTTGCTCCAAAGCCAAGAGACTACAGTTACAATGTTCCTAAAAAGGTAAGAAGAGTTGCTATGAAGAGCGCATTTAGCTCAAAAGTAGTAGAAAATGAAATGATAGTATTAGATGAATTGAACTTAGCTGAACCAAAGACTAAGGAAATGGCTAAAATATTAGCTAATATTAAAGCAGGGAAAAAAGCACTAATTGTTATGGATGAAAAGAATGATAATGTTATAAAATCAGTTAAAAACATTCCTAATGTAAAAGCTACATTAGTTAGCACATTAAATGTTTATGATATATTGAACTATGATTCCTTCATTATAACAAAAGGAGCTGTAAGTAAAGTGGAGGAGGTGTATGCATAA
- the rplC gene encoding 50S ribosomal protein L3: MKKILGKKIGMTQIFEEDGRLIPVTVVEAGPLKVVQLKNIDKDGYNSIQIGYEDVKERKINKPLKGHFDKAQVEYKRYIREFRVENPDEYEVGQELKADMFESGDKVDVIGVSKGKGTQGTIKRYGYGRGPSTHGSKYHRAGGARSAASYPGRVFKGRKGAGRMGNARVTVQNLEIVRVDADKNLLLIKGAVPGPKGGLLTIKESVKVSK; encoded by the coding sequence ATGAAGAAGATTTTAGGTAAAAAGATTGGTATGACTCAAATTTTCGAAGAGGATGGAAGACTTATTCCTGTAACAGTAGTAGAAGCTGGACCATTAAAAGTTGTTCAACTTAAAAACATAGATAAAGATGGTTACAATTCAATTCAAATAGGATATGAAGATGTTAAAGAAAGAAAAATAAATAAGCCTTTAAAAGGCCATTTTGATAAAGCACAAGTTGAATATAAGAGATATATAAGAGAGTTTAGAGTTGAAAATCCAGATGAGTATGAAGTTGGCCAAGAACTAAAGGCAGACATGTTTGAATCTGGAGATAAGGTAGATGTGATTGGAGTTTCAAAGGGTAAAGGAACTCAAGGAACTATTAAGAGATATGGATATGGAAGAGGACCAAGTACTCATGGTTCTAAATACCACAGAGCTGGTGGAGCAAGATCTGCTGCATCTTATCCTGGAAGAGTGTTTAAAGGTAGAAAAGGTGCAGGTAGAATGGGTAATGCAAGAGTTACAGTTCAAAACTTGGAAATTGTTAGGGTAGATGCTGATAAGAATTTATTATTAATAAAAGGTGCTGTACCAGGACCAAAAGGCGGACTACTTACAATTAAAGAAAGTGTTAAAGTATCTAAATAA
- the rpsJ gene encoding 30S ribosomal protein S10, whose product MSNKGSQKQKIRIRLKAYDHELLDSSALKIVESAKRTGATVSGPVPLPTEKEVITILRAVHKYKDSREQFEQRTHKRLIDITNPNQKTVDSLMKLNLPAGVDIEIKL is encoded by the coding sequence ATGTCAAACAAAGGAAGTCAAAAACAAAAAATCAGAATCAGATTAAAGGCTTATGATCACGAGCTTTTAGATTCATCGGCATTAAAAATTGTTGAATCTGCTAAGAGAACAGGAGCTACTGTGTCAGGTCCTGTACCACTACCAACTGAAAAAGAAGTTATTACTATTTTAAGGGCGGTTCACAAATATAAAGATTCTAGAGAACAATTTGAACAAAGAACTCATAAACGTCTTATTGATATAACAAATCCAAATCAAAAGACTGTTGATTCTTTAATGAAACTTAATTTACCAGCAGGCGTTGACATTGAAATAAAATTATAA
- the tuf gene encoding elongation factor Tu, translating into MGKAHYERTKPHVNIGTIGHVDHGKTTLTAAITSVLTQRFGSGEVMSYDNIDKAPEERERGITISTSHVEYETANRHYAHVDCPGHADYVKNMITGAAQMDGAILVVSAADGPMPQTREHILLSRQVGVPKIVVFLNKEDMVDDPELIELVEMEVRELLNEYEFDGDNTPIVVGSALKAIEQPDSEWGDKIVKLMEAVDAEIPEPQRETDKPFLMPVEDVFSITGRGTVATGRVERGVLKTGDSVELVGLAEESRTVVVTGVEMFRKILDEAQAGDNIGALLRGVQRAEIERGQVLAKPGSITPHTKFESEVYVLTKEEGGRHTPFFNGYRPQFYFRTTDVTGNIELEEGTEMVMPGDNAKFTIELITPIAMEEGLRFAIREGGRTVGAGVVSKVIK; encoded by the coding sequence ATGGGTAAAGCACATTATGAGAGAACCAAACCACACGTAAACATAGGAACAATAGGTCACGTAGACCATGGTAAAACAACATTAACAGCAGCAATAACATCAGTATTAACACAAAGATTTGGCTCAGGAGAAGTTATGAGCTATGACAACATAGACAAGGCACCAGAAGAAAGAGAAAGAGGAATAACAATATCCACATCACACGTAGAATACGAAACAGCAAACCGTCACTACGCACACGTAGACTGCCCAGGTCACGCTGACTATGTAAAGAACATGATCACAGGAGCAGCACAAATGGACGGAGCAATACTAGTAGTATCAGCAGCAGACGGTCCAATGCCACAAACAAGAGAACATATCTTACTATCAAGACAAGTAGGAGTACCAAAGATAGTAGTATTCCTAAACAAAGAAGACATGGTAGATGACCCAGAACTAATCGAACTAGTAGAAATGGAAGTAAGAGAACTATTAAATGAATATGAATTTGATGGAGACAACACACCAATAGTAGTAGGATCAGCACTAAAAGCAATAGAACAACCAGATAGCGAATGGGGAGACAAGATAGTAAAACTAATGGAAGCAGTAGACGCAGAAATCCCAGAACCACAAAGAGAAACAGACAAACCATTCTTAATGCCAGTAGAAGACGTATTTAGTATAACAGGAAGAGGAACAGTAGCAACAGGAAGAGTAGAAAGAGGAGTATTAAAAACAGGAGATAGCGTAGAACTAGTAGGACTAGCAGAAGAATCAAGAACAGTAGTAGTAACAGGAGTAGAAATGTTCAGAAAGATCCTAGACGAAGCACAAGCAGGAGATAATATAGGAGCATTACTAAGAGGAGTACAAAGAGCAGAAATCGAAAGAGGTCAAGTACTAGCAAAACCAGGTAGTATCACACCACATACAAAATTCGAATCAGAAGTATATGTACTAACAAAAGAAGAAGGTGGAAGACATACACCATTCTTCAACGGATACAGACCACAATTCTACTTTAGAACAACAGACGTAACAGGAAACATCGAACTAGAAGAAGGAACAGAAATGGTAATGCCAGGAGACAATGCTAAATTTACAATTGAATTAATCACACCAATAGCAATGGAAGAAGGATTAAGATTTGCTATTCGTGAAGGTGGAAGAACAGTTGGAGCAGGTGTTGTTTCTAAGGTTATAAAATAG
- the fusA gene encoding elongation factor G, translating into MPRDFSLEKTRNIGIMAHIDAGKTTTTERILFYTGKIHRIGETHEGSAQMDWMEQEQERGITITSAATTCQWLNHRVNIIDTPGHVDFTVEVERSLRVLDGAVALFCAKGGVEPQSETVWRQADKYNVPRMAFINKMDILGADFFGAVDMIKERLKANPVPVQLPIGKEDDFLGVVDLINMNARVYHDELGSNVEIVDIPEDMKELAVEYREKMLESIAEHDEDLMMKYLEGEDISIEEIKRAIRKATINVEITPVLCGSSYKNKGVQPLLDAIIDYMPSPLDIPPIKGIDLNTDEEVERKSSDEEPFSALAFKIMADPYVGKLAFFRVYSGTLKSGSYVYNATKGKKERIGRILLMHANKREEVDEVHAGDIAAAVGLKDTGTGDTLCDAEHPVMLESMEFPEPVIDVAIEPKTKASQEKMLIALTKLAEEDPTFKTYTDEETGQTIIAGMGELHLEIIVDRLLREFKVEANVGSPQVAYKEGITTGAETDTKYARQSGGRGQYGHVKIRIEPNETGAGYEFVNKIVGGAIPKEYIPSVDNGIQEAMNSGILGGYPVLDVKVTLYDGSYHEVDSSEMAFKIAGSMAFKDAMAKAKPVLLEPVMKVEVIVPEEYMGDVIGDINSRRGRIEGMESRSGAQVIRGFVPLGEMFGYATDLRSNTQGRGTYTMQFDHYEPVPNSIAEKVLGKK; encoded by the coding sequence GTGCCTAGAGACTTTTCTTTAGAAAAAACTCGTAACATAGGTATAATGGCTCATATAGATGCTGGAAAAACAACTACTACAGAAAGAATACTTTTTTATACTGGAAAGATTCATAGAATAGGAGAAACCCATGAGGGTTCAGCTCAAATGGATTGGATGGAACAGGAACAAGAAAGAGGAATAACAATTACCTCAGCTGCTACAACTTGTCAATGGTTAAATCACAGAGTAAACATCATAGACACACCAGGACACGTGGATTTCACTGTTGAAGTAGAAAGATCTCTTCGTGTTCTCGATGGTGCAGTAGCACTTTTCTGTGCCAAAGGCGGGGTAGAACCACAATCAGAGACAGTATGGCGTCAAGCTGACAAGTATAATGTACCTCGTATGGCTTTTATCAATAAAATGGATATATTAGGAGCAGATTTTTTCGGAGCAGTAGACATGATAAAAGAAAGACTAAAAGCTAACCCAGTCCCCGTACAGTTGCCAATTGGTAAGGAAGATGATTTCTTGGGAGTTGTTGACCTTATCAACATGAATGCTAGGGTTTATCATGATGAATTGGGTTCTAATGTAGAAATAGTTGATATACCTGAAGATATGAAAGAATTAGCTGTTGAATATAGAGAAAAAATGCTAGAATCAATAGCAGAACATGATGAAGATTTAATGATGAAATATCTAGAAGGTGAAGATATTTCAATTGAAGAGATTAAGCGAGCTATAAGGAAAGCTACAATAAATGTAGAAATTACTCCTGTGCTTTGTGGATCATCTTACAAAAATAAAGGAGTTCAACCACTATTAGATGCTATTATAGACTACATGCCTTCACCATTAGACATACCACCAATAAAAGGTATAGATCTTAATACGGATGAAGAGGTAGAAAGAAAATCATCTGATGAGGAGCCTTTTTCTGCTCTTGCATTTAAGATTATGGCTGATCCATATGTTGGAAAACTTGCTTTCTTTAGAGTGTATTCAGGAACATTAAAATCTGGTAGTTATGTATACAATGCTACTAAAGGTAAAAAAGAAAGAATAGGAAGAATACTTTTGATGCATGCTAACAAGAGGGAAGAGGTAGATGAAGTGCATGCAGGAGATATAGCAGCAGCAGTAGGTTTAAAAGATACTGGAACTGGAGATACACTATGCGATGCAGAACATCCAGTTATGCTTGAATCTATGGAATTCCCAGAACCAGTTATAGATGTTGCTATAGAACCAAAGACTAAAGCTAGTCAAGAAAAAATGCTTATAGCATTAACAAAATTAGCAGAAGAAGATCCAACATTCAAAACTTATACAGATGAAGAAACAGGTCAAACTATAATTGCAGGTATGGGAGAATTACACTTAGAAATAATTGTAGATAGACTTCTTAGAGAGTTTAAAGTAGAAGCAAATGTTGGTAGCCCTCAAGTAGCATACAAAGAAGGTATTACAACTGGGGCAGAAACAGATACAAAATATGCTAGACAATCCGGTGGACGTGGACAATACGGTCACGTTAAAATTAGGATTGAACCTAATGAAACAGGTGCAGGTTATGAATTTGTAAATAAAATTGTTGGAGGAGCTATTCCAAAAGAATACATTCCATCAGTTGACAATGGTATTCAAGAAGCTATGAATAGCGGTATACTAGGTGGATATCCAGTATTAGATGTAAAGGTTACATTGTATGATGGATCTTACCATGAAGTTGACTCTTCAGAAATGGCATTTAAGATAGCTGGTTCTATGGCTTTCAAAGATGCTATGGCAAAAGCAAAACCTGTTCTTTTAGAGCCTGTTATGAAAGTAGAAGTAATAGTGCCTGAAGAATACATGGGTGATGTAATAGGAGATATAAACTCAAGACGTGGTAGAATTGAAGGTATGGAATCTAGAAGTGGAGCACAAGTTATAAGAGGATTTGTACCTCTAGGTGAAATGTTTGGATATGCAACAGACCTTCGTTCAAATACACAAGGTAGAGGAACATATACAATGCAATTTGACCATTACGAACCTGTACCAAACAGCATTGCTGAAAAGGTACTAGGTAAAAAATAA
- the rpsG gene encoding 30S ribosomal protein S7 yields MPRKGHIQKRYVMPDPIYDDVVVTKLINQIMLDGKKGIAQNIVYGAFKYVGEKSGEEPLEVFYKAMNNIMPVLEVKARRIGGATYQVPMEVRPERRQTLGLRWLVRYSRARGEKTMEERLAKEILDAANNTGASVKKREETHKMAEANKAFAHYRF; encoded by the coding sequence GTGCCAAGAAAAGGACATATTCAAAAAAGATATGTAATGCCAGATCCAATATATGATGATGTAGTAGTTACAAAACTTATAAATCAAATAATGCTAGATGGGAAAAAAGGAATTGCTCAAAACATTGTTTATGGAGCATTCAAATATGTTGGAGAAAAATCTGGAGAAGAACCATTGGAAGTATTCTACAAAGCAATGAACAATATAATGCCAGTATTAGAAGTTAAAGCTAGAAGAATAGGTGGAGCTACTTACCAAGTTCCAATGGAAGTTAGACCAGAAAGAAGACAAACATTAGGTCTTCGTTGGCTTGTAAGATATTCTAGAGCTAGAGGAGAAAAGACAATGGAAGAAAGACTAGCTAAAGAAATATTAGATGCAGCTAACAATACTGGTGCAAGTGTTAAGAAGAGAGAAGAAACTCATAAAATGGCTGAAGCTAATAAAGCTTTTGCACATTATAGATTTTAA
- the rpsL gene encoding 30S ribosomal protein S12, with the protein MPTINQLIRKGREKVVYKSKSPALGVNFNSLKKRTTEVNSPQKRGVCTAVKTVTPKKPNSALRKVARVRLTNGMEVTAYIPGIGHNLQEHSVVLVRGGRVKDLPGVRYHIVRGTLDASGVENRMQSRSKYGAKKPKK; encoded by the coding sequence ATGCCAACAATCAACCAGTTAATAAGAAAAGGTAGGGAAAAAGTTGTTTACAAATCTAAATCTCCAGCTTTAGGAGTAAATTTCAACTCACTAAAGAAGAGAACAACAGAAGTTAACTCACCACAAAAAAGAGGTGTATGTACAGCTGTTAAAACTGTAACACCTAAGAAGCCAAACTCAGCTCTTAGAAAAGTTGCCAGAGTTAGACTTACAAATGGAATGGAAGTTACAGCTTATATTCCAGGAATTGGACATAACCTACAAGAACATAGTGTTGTATTAGTTAGAGGTGGAAGAGTTAAGGACCTACCTGGTGTTAGATACCATATTGTTAGAGGAACATTGGATGCTTCTGGTGTTGAAAACAGAATGCAATCTAGATCCAAATATGGTGCTAAAAAGCCTAAGAAATAA
- a CDS encoding ribosomal L7Ae/L30e/S12e/Gadd45 family protein, translating into MLSKLCTHNKVVGMKQVRKAVINNEADIVYIAKDAKDKVVSDIENICKEKLIDIVYVDTMKELGSSCGIDVSAATAAILK; encoded by the coding sequence ATGTTGTCAAAACTGTGTACACATAATAAAGTTGTAGGTATGAAACAAGTAAGAAAAGCTGTTATTAATAATGAAGCAGATATAGTATATATTGCCAAAGATGCTAAAGACAAGGTAGTAAGTGATATTGAAAACATCTGTAAAGAAAAATTAATAGATATTGTTTACGTAGATACAATGAAAGAACTTGGTAGTTCTTGTGGTATTGATGTAAGTGCAGCTACTGCTGCAATACTAAAATAA